Proteins from a single region of Pyrus communis chromosome 6, drPyrComm1.1, whole genome shotgun sequence:
- the LOC137737860 gene encoding uncharacterized protein produces the protein MSTETGVVPVAADDQPIVEKVHEETDAVNGSDSPPPPKPDEKKDEKEDLVAGSSVRSEVSATKVEETPVDNDNQTETLVVVEAEKIDDDVPVEAASKEIERSDKEPEQSSTKDSASEAVEVVDSVPVKKPAVESVEDKPVEKKEEKAEAIEADEKPASETAEAVEKEADEKPSSEKTEIVEKEVDEKKAVENVAIEEVEKEAEKDQAIEEVEKEAEKDQAIEAVEKEAEKTEVIEEADEKKPVENVAATEEVGKEADEKKPVEIVATEEVEKEAEKNQTIETVEKEPEKMEAIKVDDEKKPDIEVVEKQIDDGKPNVEAFEVNASTEEAADQPAEEPVKTSLVKDSETVNEVVEGKQHEQLKDLLEMERNVEKELKPEENAATDSSVPTVEEAQTIEKEAEKDAEKDAAVTNVEKPVAEKTEKEAGKNAADKDEEKKIAKTEQETERNVEKTGENVAQVADRDLVAAKEVVLEKEEYKDIKENEVVVEPSAAIVEPESKLEKTEEAKNEPAAESLEASKEEAKQEVAVKAQRQPGGIISKVKQSIVKVKKAIIGKSPSSKVLSPAPEAKEDEQVSVK, from the exons ATGTCTACTGAGACTGGTGTTGTACCTGTGGCCGCTGATGATCAG CCAATTGTGGAAAAAGTTCATGAAGAAACAGATGCAGTTAATGGGAGTGATAGTCCTCCTCCACCCAAACCTGATGAGAAGAAGGATGAAAAGGAAGATCTTGTAGCAGGGAGCTCTGTTCGTTCAGAGGTTTCTGCAACCAAGGTTGAAGAAACACCAGTGGATAACGATAACCAGACAGAGACTCTTGTCGTTGTTGAGGCTGAGAAGATTGATGATGATGTTCCGGTCGAAGCTGCCTCGAAAGAGATTGAAAGGTCTGATAAGGAGCCAGAGCAATCATCCACAAAAGACTCAGCCAGTGAAGCTGTTGAAGTAGTTGACAGTGTACCAGTGAAGAAACCGGCAGTTGAGTCAGTTGAAGATAAACCAGtggagaaaaaagaagagaaggcAGAAGCTATTGAAGCCGATGAGAAGCCAGCTAGTGAAACAGCTGAAGCAGTTGAGAAAGAAGCCGATGAGAAGCCATCTAGCGAAAAAACTGAAATAGTTGAGAAAGAGGTAGATGAGAAAAAGGCAGTGGAGAATGTAGCAattgaagaagttgagaaagaAGCAGAGAAGGATCAAGCTattgaagaagttgagaaagaAGCAGAGAAGGATCAAGCTATTGAAGCAGTTGAGAAAGAAGCCGAAAAGACGGAAGTAATTGAAGAAGCAGATGAGAAAAAACCAGTGGAGAACGTAGCAGCAACTGAAGAAGTTGGGAAAGAAGCAGATGAGAAAAAACCGGTGGAGATTGTAGCAActgaagaagttgagaaagaAGCAGAGAAGAATCAAACTATTGAAACAGTTGAGAAAGAACCCGAAAAGATGGAAGCAATCAAAGTAGATGATGAGAAGAAACCAGATATTGAAGTAGTTGAGAAACAGATAGATGATGGGAAGCCAAATGTTGAAGCTTTCGAGGTTAACGCATCAACTGAAGAAGCAGCTGATCAGCCAGCGGAGGAGCCTGTCAAAACTTCTCTTGTCAAAGATTCAGAAACTGTAAATGAAGTAGTGGAGGGCAAGCAACATGAACAGTTGAAAGATTTATTAGAGATGGAAAGAAATGTTGAGAAGGAACTCAAGCCTGAAGAAAATGCTGCCACTGATAGCTCTGTGCCAACCGTTGAGGAAGCACAGACAATTGAGAAAGAAGCTGAGAAAGACGCTGAGAAAGACGCTGCAGTTACTAATGTAGAAAAGCCAGTTGCTGAGAAGACCGAAAAAGAAGCAGGAAAAAATGCTGCAGACAAGGATGAGGAGAAGAAGATTGCAAAAACAGAACAAGAAACTGAAAGGAATGTTGAGAAGACTGGTGAAAATGTTGCACAAGTTGCTGATAGAGATTTAGTCGCGGCAAAAGAGGTAGTATTGGAGAAAGAAGAGTACAAGGACATTAAAGAGAATGAAGTTGTAGTTGAGCCTTCTGCTGCCATTGTTGAACCGGAAAGCAAGTTGGAGAAAACAGAAGAAGCAAAAAATGAGCCCGCTGCCGAGAGTCTTGAGGCCTCCAAAGAGGAGGCCAAGCAAGAGGTTGCAGTAAAAGCACAAAGGCAGCCAGGTGGGATCATTTCGAAGGTGAAGCAGTCCATTGTGAAGGTGAAAAAAGCGATTATTGGGAAATCTCCTAGCTCAAAAGTGCTTTCACCAGCACCAGAAGCCAAAGAAGATGAACAAGTCAGTGTCAAGTAG